A DNA window from Streptomyces sp. B21-083 contains the following coding sequences:
- a CDS encoding chaplin has protein sequence MSRIAKAAVAALGTGAVVLGGAGMATADAGAQAAAVGSPGVLSGNVVQVPVHVPVNVCGNSISVIGLLNPAFGNTCANVSGDHHEGNPGPSHGGSHGSSGYGS, from the coding sequence ATGTCTCGCATCGCGAAGGCAGCCGTCGCCGCGCTCGGCACCGGTGCCGTGGTGCTCGGCGGTGCCGGTATGGCCACGGCTGACGCTGGCGCCCAGGCCGCGGCCGTCGGCTCGCCCGGCGTCCTGTCCGGCAACGTCGTGCAGGTCCCGGTCCACGTGCCCGTCAACGTGTGCGGCAACTCGATCAGCGTGATCGGTCTGCTGAACCCGGCCTTCGGCAACACCTGCGCCAACGTCAGCGGCGACCACCACGAGGGCAACCCGGGCCCCAGCCACGGCGGCAGCCACGGCTCCAGCGGCTACGGCAGCTGA
- a CDS encoding ATP-binding protein, whose translation MTSLIQDPLLWILLVVLVAAVVAVMRARRTNMALRRKSNDLQSARDAAQSERDRLYAEYTQLNAQHAGDLAAVRKDAEVDTKAVLKSAMRTLQVLADEQQLIIEKSQRRYGDDEQVLSDLMMIDHTNSQFGRRAQGIAVLCGGWLGRRETTASVYDVARSAQGRIKHFDRVTINTQVNVTVASRAVEPIAVVLAELLANATNYSAPGTRVDVNIQAVPTGVCLIVDDAGLGMNTEEKARATVLLSPQAPVDITSLGDPPKFGFAVSGMLATRYGFKVSVDSVSPYGGVRAVILLPENLLTTDVPEPEGRAAEPEPRAEVPVAPQRLTPVATPGGPPRPIGTTAGGLPKRRRRGSPVAVVPPPAEPAQPEHNTEVTASRIGAFQRGTLLGRDTTTMEGPQDQ comes from the coding sequence ATGACGTCATTGATCCAGGATCCACTGCTGTGGATCTTGCTCGTGGTCCTGGTCGCTGCGGTCGTCGCAGTGATGCGGGCCCGGAGAACCAACATGGCGCTCCGCAGGAAGAGCAACGACCTGCAGAGCGCCCGCGACGCCGCACAGAGTGAACGCGACCGCCTCTATGCGGAATACACCCAACTGAACGCACAGCACGCTGGCGACCTGGCGGCCGTGCGCAAGGACGCGGAGGTAGACACCAAGGCAGTCCTGAAGTCCGCCATGCGGACCCTCCAGGTACTCGCCGACGAACAGCAGCTCATCATCGAGAAGTCGCAGCGCCGCTACGGCGACGACGAACAGGTCCTCAGCGACCTGATGATGATCGACCACACCAACAGCCAGTTCGGCCGGCGCGCACAGGGCATCGCCGTGCTGTGCGGCGGCTGGCTCGGCCGACGCGAGACCACGGCCTCCGTGTACGACGTGGCCCGCAGCGCCCAGGGCCGCATCAAGCACTTCGACCGCGTCACCATCAACACCCAGGTGAACGTCACGGTGGCCAGCCGGGCCGTCGAGCCCATCGCGGTGGTCCTCGCCGAACTGCTGGCCAACGCCACCAACTACAGCGCGCCCGGCACCCGCGTCGACGTCAACATCCAGGCAGTACCCACCGGTGTCTGCCTGATCGTCGACGACGCCGGCCTCGGCATGAACACGGAGGAGAAGGCGCGCGCCACCGTCCTTCTCTCCCCGCAGGCACCGGTCGACATCACGAGCCTCGGCGACCCGCCGAAGTTCGGCTTCGCCGTGTCCGGGATGCTCGCCACCCGGTACGGCTTCAAGGTGTCGGTCGATTCGGTGTCCCCCTACGGCGGCGTACGGGCGGTGATTCTCTTGCCAGAGAACCTGTTGACGACGGACGTTCCCGAGCCCGAGGGCCGGGCCGCCGAGCCCGAGCCGCGGGCCGAGGTCCCGGTCGCCCCGCAGCGGCTGACCCCGGTCGCCACACCCGGCGGACCGCCGCGTCCGATCGGGACGACGGCGGGCGGCCTGCCCAAGCGGCGGCGGCGCGGCAGCCCTGTCGCGGTGGTGCCACCGCCGGCGGAACCGGCCCAGCCGGAGCACAACACAGAGGTGACGGCCTCACGTATCGGTGCGTTCCAGCGCGGAACGCTGCTCGGGCGGGACACGACGACCATGGAAGGACCACAGGACCAGTGA
- a CDS encoding PadR family transcriptional regulator, giving the protein MSLPHAILTALLEKPSSGLELTRRFDRSIGYFWSATHQQIYRELGKLEADGHIRALPTEQPTRGQKKSYEVLPAGRAELARWTSASQDPKPYRDTMLLRLRASAVVGTEGVEADLRRHLALHQSQLAEYEEIEKRDFQPGRDAPQDRLRHLVLRAGIDLETFWTQWLTHALAEFERLPDQNG; this is encoded by the coding sequence ATGTCCCTCCCGCACGCGATCCTCACCGCCCTGCTCGAAAAGCCGTCCTCGGGGCTGGAGTTGACCCGCCGGTTCGACAGGTCGATCGGCTACTTCTGGTCGGCCACGCATCAGCAGATCTATCGCGAGCTGGGAAAACTGGAGGCCGACGGGCACATCCGCGCCCTGCCCACCGAGCAGCCGACCCGCGGGCAGAAGAAGAGCTACGAGGTCCTGCCCGCGGGCCGCGCCGAACTGGCCCGCTGGACCTCCGCGTCCCAGGACCCGAAGCCGTACCGCGACACGATGCTGCTGCGGCTGCGCGCGTCGGCGGTCGTCGGCACCGAGGGCGTCGAGGCCGACCTGCGCCGTCATCTCGCCCTGCACCAGAGCCAGTTGGCCGAGTACGAGGAGATCGAGAAGCGCGATTTCCAGCCCGGCCGCGACGCCCCCCAGGACCGCCTGCGGCACCTGGTCCTGCGTGCGGGCATCGACCTGGAGACCTTCTGGACCCAGTGGCTCACGCACGCCCTGGCGGAATTCGAGCGGCTGCCCGACCAAAACGGGTGA
- the icmF gene encoding fused isobutyryl-CoA mutase/GTPase IcmF, with product MNDLHRPVHPVRLVTASALFDGHDASINIMRRIFQSQGAEVIHLGHNRSVREVVDAALEEDAHGVAVSSYQGGHVEYFEYLVESLRGQGAEHIQVVGGGGGVIVPEEIDRLRRSGVTIFSPEDGQRMGLAGMVNSVVRDCDFDLWESKSVDAAAVLTGDRFAIARAITGAELGKLPPELLEQVRAAAAARVTPVLGITGTGGSGKSSLTDELVRRFRVDQQDKLRIAVIAVDPTRRRGGGALLGDRIRMNSLDGTRVFFRSLATRGSRELPEHLSDVIDVIKAAGFDLVIVETPGIGQGDAAIVPYVDTSMYVMTPEFGAASQLEKIDMLDFADVVAINKFERRGAKDAMRDVGRQMVRNREAFGKKPEEMPVFGTSAATFNDDGVTALYQHLKAGLAERGLPLSEGALAPVAVRHSSGIRRVVPAERVRYLAEITEAVRAYHARTEALADAARRVQRLDAVKGELVEAGSDPAGVESLLADARRSLPHEIGDQIQNWPAVVASYSGDEQVVKVRDREIRTKLNRESLSGNRIPRVALPAFTDHGELVRFWRRENLPGLFPFTAGVFPFKRDGEDPARMFAGEGDPFRTNRRFKLLSEGQPATRLSTAFDSVTLYGRDPDERPDIYGKVGTSGVSVATLDDMKALYDGFDLVAPTTSVSMTINGPAPTVLAFFLNTVIDQQTEKFRAAEGREPSSEEAAELRAHALATVRGTVQADILKEDQGQNTCLFSTEFSLRMMADIQEWFIEQKVRNFYSVSISGYHIAEAGANPISQLAFTLANGFTYVEAYLARGMDIDDFAPNLSFFFSNGMDPEYSVLGRVARRIWAVAMKERYGAGERSQKLKYHVQTSGRSLHAQEMDFNDIRTTLQGLIAIYDNANSLHTNAYDEAVTTPSEESVRRALAIQLIINREWGLAMNENPLQGSFIIDQLTDLVEEAVLAEFDRINERGGVLGAMETGYQRGRIQDESMLYEQRKHDGTLPIIGVNTFRRPGGEGAPHEVELARATETEKESQLARVRDFQNTHGTEATQALARLKEAAVGGDNAFEALMAAARVCTLRQVTEAFFEIGGQYRRNV from the coding sequence GTGAACGATCTCCATCGTCCCGTGCATCCCGTCCGCCTGGTCACCGCCTCCGCGTTGTTCGACGGGCACGACGCCTCGATCAACATCATGCGGCGGATCTTCCAGTCCCAGGGTGCCGAGGTGATCCACCTGGGGCACAACCGGTCGGTGCGGGAGGTCGTGGACGCTGCGTTGGAGGAGGACGCGCACGGGGTGGCCGTCTCGTCGTACCAGGGCGGGCACGTCGAGTACTTCGAGTATCTCGTCGAGTCGCTGCGCGGGCAGGGCGCCGAGCACATCCAGGTGGTCGGGGGTGGCGGCGGGGTCATCGTGCCCGAGGAGATCGATCGGCTGCGCCGCAGCGGCGTGACCATCTTCTCGCCCGAGGACGGGCAGCGGATGGGTCTTGCCGGGATGGTCAACTCGGTGGTCCGGGACTGTGACTTCGACCTTTGGGAGAGTAAGTCGGTCGATGCCGCCGCCGTTCTGACCGGTGACCGGTTCGCCATCGCCCGTGCGATCACCGGTGCGGAGCTGGGCAAGTTGCCCCCGGAGCTGCTGGAGCAGGTGCGGGCCGCCGCCGCTGCGCGGGTCACGCCGGTGCTCGGTATCACCGGGACCGGCGGCTCCGGGAAGTCGTCGCTCACCGACGAGCTGGTCCGGCGGTTCCGGGTCGACCAGCAGGACAAGCTGCGGATCGCCGTGATCGCCGTCGACCCGACCCGGCGCAGGGGCGGCGGTGCGCTGCTCGGCGACCGCATCCGGATGAACTCCCTGGACGGCACCCGCGTCTTCTTCCGGAGCCTCGCCACCCGCGGCAGCCGTGAGCTGCCCGAGCATCTGTCCGACGTGATCGACGTGATCAAGGCCGCCGGGTTCGACCTGGTGATCGTGGAGACACCGGGCATCGGGCAGGGCGACGCGGCGATCGTGCCGTACGTCGACACGTCGATGTACGTGATGACGCCGGAGTTCGGCGCCGCCTCGCAGCTGGAGAAGATCGACATGCTCGACTTCGCCGACGTCGTGGCGATCAACAAGTTCGAGCGGCGCGGCGCCAAGGACGCGATGCGTGACGTGGGCCGGCAGATGGTCCGCAATCGCGAGGCGTTCGGCAAGAAGCCCGAGGAGATGCCGGTGTTCGGCACCTCCGCCGCCACCTTCAACGACGACGGTGTCACCGCGCTCTACCAGCACCTGAAGGCAGGTCTGGCCGAGCGCGGGCTGCCGCTGTCCGAAGGCGCCCTGGCGCCGGTCGCCGTACGGCACTCCTCCGGCATCCGGCGGGTGGTGCCCGCCGAGCGAGTGCGCTACCTCGCCGAGATCACGGAGGCTGTACGGGCGTATCACGCACGCACCGAGGCCCTCGCTGACGCGGCCCGGCGTGTGCAGCGGCTGGACGCCGTCAAGGGCGAGCTGGTCGAGGCGGGTTCCGACCCGGCGGGCGTCGAGTCGCTGCTCGCCGACGCGCGCCGGAGCCTCCCGCACGAGATCGGGGACCAGATCCAGAACTGGCCCGCGGTCGTGGCGTCGTACTCCGGCGACGAGCAGGTGGTGAAGGTACGGGACCGGGAGATCCGTACGAAGCTGAACCGTGAGTCCCTTTCGGGGAACCGGATTCCCCGGGTCGCGTTGCCCGCCTTCACCGACCACGGTGAGCTGGTGCGGTTCTGGCGCCGGGAGAACCTGCCCGGCCTCTTCCCGTTCACCGCCGGGGTGTTCCCCTTCAAGCGCGACGGCGAGGACCCGGCGCGGATGTTCGCCGGAGAGGGCGACCCGTTCCGTACGAACCGGCGCTTCAAGCTGCTGTCGGAGGGCCAGCCGGCGACCCGGCTGTCCACCGCCTTCGACTCCGTCACCCTCTACGGCCGTGATCCCGACGAACGCCCCGACATCTACGGCAAGGTCGGCACGTCCGGCGTCTCCGTGGCCACCCTCGACGACATGAAGGCGCTCTACGACGGATTCGACCTCGTCGCGCCCACGACCTCGGTGTCCATGACGATCAACGGGCCGGCGCCGACCGTACTGGCGTTCTTCCTCAACACCGTCATCGACCAACAGACCGAGAAGTTCCGGGCGGCGGAGGGGCGCGAGCCGTCGTCCGAGGAGGCCGCCGAGTTGCGGGCGCACGCGCTCGCGACCGTGCGCGGCACCGTGCAGGCCGACATCCTCAAGGAGGACCAGGGGCAGAACACCTGCCTGTTCTCCACCGAGTTCAGCCTGCGGATGATGGCCGACATCCAGGAGTGGTTCATCGAGCAGAAGGTCCGCAACTTCTACTCCGTGTCCATCTCCGGCTACCACATCGCCGAGGCCGGGGCGAACCCGATCAGCCAGCTCGCCTTCACCCTGGCCAACGGATTCACCTACGTCGAGGCCTACTTGGCGCGAGGCATGGACATCGACGACTTCGCGCCCAACCTGTCCTTCTTCTTCTCCAACGGCATGGACCCGGAGTACTCCGTCCTGGGCCGGGTCGCCCGCCGGATCTGGGCCGTCGCGATGAAGGAGCGGTACGGGGCGGGGGAGCGCAGCCAGAAGCTGAAGTACCACGTGCAGACCTCCGGCCGGTCCCTGCACGCCCAGGAGATGGACTTCAACGACATCCGCACCACCCTGCAGGGCCTGATCGCCATCTACGACAACGCCAACTCGCTGCACACCAACGCCTATGACGAGGCCGTCACCACCCCGTCCGAGGAGTCGGTGCGGCGGGCGCTGGCGATCCAGCTGATCATCAACCGCGAGTGGGGCCTCGCCATGAACGAGAACCCGCTCCAGGGGTCGTTCATCATCGACCAGCTCACCGACCTGGTCGAGGAGGCCGTACTCGCCGAGTTCGACCGGATCAACGAGCGCGGTGGCGTACTCGGCGCCATGGAGACCGGCTACCAGCGCGGACGCATCCAGGACGAGTCGATGCTGTACGAGCAGCGCAAACACGACGGCACGCTGCCGATCATCGGCGTCAACACCTTCCGTCGGCCGGGTGGCGAGGGAGCACCCCACGAGGTGGAACTGGCCCGCGCCACCGAGACGGAGAAGGAGTCCCAGCTCGCGCGCGTCCGCGACTTCCAGAACACGCACGGAACGGAGGCCACGCAGGCGCTCGCCCGTCTGAAGGAGGCCGCCGTGGGCGGCGACAACGCCTTCGAGGCACTGATGGCGGCGGCCAGGGTGTGCACGCTGCGCCAGGTCACCGAGGCGTTCTTCGAGATCGGGGGCCAGTACCGGAGGAACGTCTGA
- a CDS encoding cytochrome P450, protein MHGADFAAEPHRVYDQLRTNGPAAPVELAPGVDATLVVQHEMALRVLQNTTLFSRDSRRWAALNEGRISLDSPVLPMMMYRPNVLFTDGAVHLRLRKAVTESLAKLSISRVRRDVEPIADYLIDQFSERGRADLLNDYAKLIPLLLFNKIFGCPADIGDRLNSGMSAMFDGQDDAIKGLEQVATCLQELITLKRREPGEDVTSWLIQHSAGLNDEELRDQLIVLMGAGLEPQRNLIASALLLLLSDGPSGRGSGMLVEEAIEHVLWNNPPIANYATHYALQDVDLGGVPVDANSPVVISFAAANSDPSLSEARQLASKGAHLAFGAGPHACPAKDPAQVIALTAIERILNALPDLTLAVPQDSLLWRPGPFHRALAALPVRFSATPATRMAAALRNLAPMPAAEPAPRPATQQAPAPAARQEQRKKGFWSSFLDVFRL, encoded by the coding sequence ATGCACGGCGCCGACTTCGCCGCCGAACCGCACCGCGTCTACGACCAGTTGCGCACCAACGGGCCGGCCGCACCCGTCGAGCTCGCCCCAGGCGTGGACGCCACGCTCGTCGTCCAGCACGAGATGGCCCTCAGGGTGCTCCAGAACACCACCCTGTTCTCCCGTGACTCACGCCGCTGGGCCGCGCTCAACGAGGGCCGTATCTCCCTCGACAGCCCGGTCCTGCCGATGATGATGTACCGGCCCAACGTCCTGTTCACGGACGGCGCGGTGCACCTGCGGCTGCGCAAGGCCGTCACCGAGAGCCTGGCCAAGCTGAGCATCAGCCGCGTCCGGCGGGACGTCGAGCCCATCGCCGACTATCTGATCGACCAGTTCAGCGAGCGGGGCCGGGCCGACCTCCTCAACGACTACGCCAAGCTGATCCCGCTCCTGCTGTTCAACAAGATCTTCGGCTGCCCGGCGGACATCGGCGACCGCCTCAACTCCGGCATGTCGGCCATGTTCGACGGCCAGGACGACGCCATCAAGGGCCTGGAGCAGGTCGCCACCTGCCTCCAGGAACTGATCACGCTCAAGCGCCGCGAGCCCGGCGAGGACGTGACCTCCTGGCTCATCCAGCACTCCGCGGGCCTCAACGACGAGGAGCTGCGGGACCAGCTGATCGTGCTGATGGGCGCGGGCCTGGAACCCCAGCGCAACCTCATAGCCAGCGCCCTGCTCCTGCTGCTGTCCGACGGCCCCTCCGGGCGGGGCAGCGGCATGCTGGTCGAGGAAGCCATCGAGCACGTGCTGTGGAACAACCCGCCCATCGCCAACTACGCGACGCACTACGCGCTGCAGGACGTCGACCTCGGCGGTGTACCGGTCGACGCGAACAGCCCGGTCGTCATCAGCTTCGCCGCCGCCAACAGCGACCCGTCGCTCAGCGAGGCCCGGCAACTGGCCAGCAAGGGCGCGCACCTGGCCTTCGGCGCGGGCCCGCACGCCTGCCCCGCCAAGGACCCGGCCCAGGTCATCGCGCTCACGGCGATCGAGAGGATCCTCAACGCGCTGCCCGACCTGACCCTCGCGGTCCCGCAGGACAGCCTGCTGTGGCGTCCGGGCCCCTTCCACCGCGCGCTCGCCGCGCTCCCGGTGCGGTTCAGCGCGACGCCGGCCACCCGTATGGCGGCGGCCCTGCGCAACCTGGCGCCGATGCCGGCGGCCGAACCGGCCCCCCGTCCGGCGACGCAGCAGGCCCCGGCTCCGGCGGCCCGCCAGGAACAGCGCAAGAAGGGCTTCTGGAGCTCCTTCCTGGATGTCTTCCGGCTCTGA
- a CDS encoding roadblock/LC7 domain-containing protein, whose protein sequence is MNPDLSWVLNDVLQVRGARHAILVSADGLLLERSSDIERDAAETNAAAMSSMQSLSRAVAPFVGFGLGLWKQTLIEYDGGWIFLIAAGSGAYLAVSAALDVDMEAMSFRMQQQVGALGKAMTTPPRQNAGAEA, encoded by the coding sequence GTGAATCCCGATCTGTCGTGGGTGCTGAACGACGTGCTGCAGGTGCGCGGCGCCCGTCACGCGATCCTCGTCTCGGCCGACGGCCTCCTGCTGGAGCGGTCCAGTGACATCGAGCGCGACGCGGCGGAGACCAACGCCGCCGCGATGAGCTCGATGCAGTCCCTCAGCCGGGCCGTCGCCCCCTTCGTCGGCTTCGGCCTCGGTCTGTGGAAGCAGACGCTCATCGAGTACGACGGCGGCTGGATCTTCCTGATAGCCGCGGGCAGCGGCGCCTACCTCGCCGTGTCGGCAGCGCTGGACGTCGACATGGAGGCCATGTCGTTCCGTATGCAGCAGCAGGTCGGGGCGCTCGGCAAGGCGATGACCACCCCGCCCCGTCAGAACGCCGGTGCGGAAGCGTGA
- a CDS encoding NADPH-dependent 2,4-dienoyl-CoA reductase — MSRYPRLLSPLDLGFTTLPNRVLMGSMHIGLEEADRGFERMAEFYAARARGGVGLIVTGGIAPNDAGRHAEGGAKLTTDAEADQHRTITDAVHREGGRIAMQILHFGRYAYHQNLVAPSPLQAPISPFTPHELTDAEVEQTIDDYARAALLARRAGYDGVEIMGSEGYLINEFIAAGTNHRTDRWGGSYENRTRFPLEIVRRVREAVGEDFILIYRLSMLDLVPGGSTFDEVVTLAKAVEAAGATIINTGIGWHEARIPTIATSVPRGAYTWVTKKLMGEVGIPLVTTNRINTPEVAEELLADGFADMVSMARPMLADPDFVAKAREGRPEAINTCIGCNQACLDHTFSGRITSCLVNPRACHETELVLSPTKLRKRVAVIGAGPAGLACAVSAAERGHEVTLFDAAPEIGGQLNVARKVPGKQEFDETLRYFRHQLDAHGVDVRLNTPVTAADLTNNADHADHADHPNFDEIVVATGVSPRTPDIPGIDHPSVVGYLDVLRDNAPVGDRVAILGAGGIGFDVAEFLTDGGDKTSEDPAAYFRAWGVDTDHRTPGGLAAPERPAPPRSVHLLQRKATKVGAGLGKTTGWIHRTELKHRGVTMVPGVRYDRIDDAGLHVTVDGTSTVLPVDTVVLCTGQDPRRDLYDALLAAGRSVHLIGGADVAAELDAKRAIKQGTEVAAAL; from the coding sequence GTGAGCCGCTACCCCCGCCTGCTGAGCCCCCTGGACCTCGGCTTCACCACCCTCCCCAACCGCGTCCTCATGGGCTCCATGCACATAGGCCTGGAAGAAGCCGACCGGGGATTCGAACGCATGGCCGAGTTCTATGCGGCCCGCGCCCGAGGCGGCGTCGGCCTCATCGTCACCGGCGGTATCGCCCCCAACGACGCCGGCCGCCACGCCGAGGGCGGAGCCAAGCTCACCACCGACGCCGAAGCCGACCAGCACCGGACGATCACCGACGCCGTACACCGCGAGGGCGGCAGAATCGCGATGCAGATCCTGCACTTCGGCCGGTACGCCTACCACCAGAACCTGGTCGCCCCCAGCCCCCTCCAGGCCCCGATCAGCCCCTTCACCCCCCACGAACTCACCGACGCCGAGGTCGAGCAGACCATCGACGACTACGCCCGCGCCGCCCTCCTCGCCCGCCGGGCCGGCTACGACGGCGTGGAGATCATGGGCTCCGAGGGTTATCTGATCAACGAGTTCATCGCCGCCGGTACCAACCACCGCACCGACCGCTGGGGCGGCTCCTACGAGAACCGCACGCGCTTCCCCCTCGAAATAGTCCGCCGCGTACGCGAAGCGGTCGGCGAGGACTTCATCCTCATCTACCGTCTGTCGATGCTGGACCTGGTCCCGGGCGGCTCCACGTTCGACGAGGTGGTCACCCTCGCCAAGGCCGTCGAGGCGGCCGGCGCGACCATCATCAACACCGGCATCGGCTGGCACGAGGCCCGTATCCCCACCATCGCCACCTCGGTGCCACGCGGCGCGTACACCTGGGTGACGAAGAAGCTCATGGGCGAGGTCGGCATCCCCCTCGTGACCACCAACCGCATCAACACCCCGGAAGTCGCCGAGGAGTTGCTCGCCGACGGCTTCGCGGACATGGTGTCGATGGCCCGCCCGATGCTCGCCGACCCCGACTTCGTCGCCAAGGCACGCGAGGGGCGTCCCGAGGCGATCAACACCTGCATCGGCTGCAACCAGGCCTGTCTGGACCACACCTTCAGCGGGCGGATCACCTCCTGCCTGGTCAACCCGCGCGCCTGCCACGAGACGGAACTCGTCCTCTCACCGACCAAGCTGCGCAAGCGTGTCGCCGTCATCGGCGCCGGCCCCGCCGGCCTCGCCTGTGCCGTCTCCGCCGCCGAACGCGGCCACGAGGTCACCCTCTTCGACGCGGCGCCCGAGATCGGCGGCCAGCTGAACGTGGCCCGCAAGGTCCCCGGCAAGCAGGAGTTCGACGAGACCCTGCGCTACTTCCGCCACCAGCTCGACGCCCACGGCGTGGACGTACGCCTCAACACCCCGGTGACAGCAGCCGACTTGACGAACAACGCAGACCACGCGGACCACGCGGACCACCCGAACTTCGACGAGATCGTCGTCGCCACCGGCGTCAGCCCCCGCACCCCCGACATCCCCGGCATCGACCACCCGAGCGTCGTCGGCTACCTCGACGTGCTGCGCGACAACGCGCCCGTCGGCGACCGTGTCGCGATTCTCGGCGCGGGCGGCATCGGCTTCGACGTCGCCGAGTTCCTCACCGACGGCGGCGACAAGACGAGCGAGGACCCGGCGGCGTACTTCCGCGCCTGGGGAGTCGACACGGACCACCGCACCCCGGGCGGACTGGCCGCACCCGAACGCCCCGCCCCTCCCCGCAGCGTCCACCTGCTCCAGCGCAAGGCGACCAAGGTCGGCGCCGGGCTCGGCAAGACCACGGGCTGGATCCACCGCACCGAGCTCAAGCACCGGGGCGTCACCATGGTCCCGGGCGTCCGGTACGACCGTATCGACGACGCCGGACTGCATGTCACCGTCGACGGCACCTCCACCGTCCTGCCGGTCGACACCGTCGTCCTGTGCACCGGCCAGGACCCGCGCCGCGACCTGTACGACGCCCTGCTCGCCGCCGGCCGCAGCGTGCACCTGATCGGCGGCGCCGACGTGGCCGCCGAGCTGGACGCCAAACGGGCCATCAAGCAGGGCACCGAGGTGGCGGCGGCACTCTGA
- a CDS encoding DUF742 domain-containing protein — translation MNAHGEEAPVTVTSDFVRSYVITGGRRLPTADDLSLHTLVTLAPDREVPLGASPEVRAIWDLCGGGYLSVAEVAAHLSLPVGVARLLLTDLFEQGHLLRRAAPPRAQSVDRGIIEKVLHGLESLYG, via the coding sequence GTGAACGCGCACGGCGAGGAAGCTCCGGTCACGGTCACCAGCGACTTCGTCCGCTCGTACGTCATCACGGGCGGGCGACGGCTGCCGACCGCCGACGACCTGTCCCTGCACACCCTGGTCACGCTGGCTCCCGACCGGGAGGTGCCGCTCGGTGCCAGCCCCGAGGTACGGGCCATCTGGGACCTGTGCGGCGGTGGCTACCTGTCCGTCGCGGAGGTCGCCGCGCATCTGTCGCTGCCGGTGGGAGTCGCCCGACTCCTGCTGACCGATTTATTCGAACAGGGTCATCTGCTGCGCCGTGCCGCGCCCCCACGCGCCCAGTCCGTCGACAGAGGAATCATCGAAAAGGTGCTGCATGGACTCGAATCGCTCTACGGCTGA
- a CDS encoding GTP-binding protein, giving the protein MDSNRSTAETIYVSDAVTTTAKILVVGHFAVGKTTYIGSLSEIAPLRTEEKMTQASAHVDDLKGAPDKQTTTVALDFGRLTLSEELVLYLFGTPGQQRFMQLWEDMARGALGALLLVDPSRLAETFPVIDLVEKYGLEYAIAVNTFDPSGGEFDEDEIREALDLLPDTPVVYCDARDQTSSARALIALVQHLLTRAA; this is encoded by the coding sequence ATGGACTCGAATCGCTCTACGGCTGAGACGATCTACGTCTCAGACGCGGTCACCACCACCGCGAAGATCCTTGTCGTAGGGCACTTCGCCGTGGGTAAGACCACGTACATCGGCTCGCTGTCGGAGATCGCCCCGCTGCGCACCGAGGAGAAGATGACCCAGGCGTCCGCCCACGTGGACGACCTGAAGGGCGCGCCGGACAAGCAGACGACCACGGTCGCGCTGGACTTCGGCCGGCTCACGCTGAGCGAGGAACTGGTGCTGTACCTCTTCGGTACGCCCGGTCAGCAGCGCTTCATGCAGCTGTGGGAGGACATGGCCCGCGGCGCGCTCGGAGCCCTGCTCCTGGTCGACCCGTCACGGCTGGCCGAAACGTTTCCGGTGATCGACCTGGTCGAGAAGTACGGCCTGGAGTACGCCATCGCCGTCAACACCTTCGACCCGTCGGGCGGCGAGTTCGACGAGGACGAGATCCGCGAGGCACTCGATCTGCTGCCCGACACCCCGGTCGTCTACTGCGACGCCCGGGACCAGACGTCCTCGGCGAGAGCGCTGATCGCCCTCGTCCAGCACCTGCTCACCCGCGCGGCCTGA